A stretch of the Chanos chanos chromosome 1, fChaCha1.1, whole genome shotgun sequence genome encodes the following:
- the alg10 gene encoding dol-P-Glc:Glc(2)Man(9)GlcNAc(2)-PP-Dol alpha-1,2-glucosyltransferase codes for MMERFEGYIFTALCSTNFLISCLLFSVITREQRDPYMDEIFHVPQAQRYCQGKFSEWDPMITTLPGLYLVSIGVIKPVVWLADLTGKVVCSTAMLRFVNLLFNCGNLYLLYLITCKVHQKDKSRMAAQRLLSALSLSIFPVLYFFTFLYYTDAGSTFFTLFTYLMCLYGSHKAAALLGICAILFRQTNIIWVMFCAGTIVAQKMDEAWKTELSKKRDDKVHGQVPLTVSGVRRFLQFLLDYVTRPNNIKTVVFLVWPYVMVALGFVIFVVLNEGIVVGDRTSHEACLNFPQLFYFFSFTLIFSVPTSLCYQRLVRFLQSLRKQPLLYLLMITAALVLVWKFTFVHKYLLADNRHFPFYVWKRIFQRHELVRFVLVPGYVFAVWNFLDTLKSKSLFWNLAFCVCVAAATVPQKLLEFRYFILPYLLYRVHVPLPSVTRLLLEFCLYTAVNVATLYIFLYKTFHWPDSTAVQRFMW; via the exons ATGATGGAGAGATTTGAGGGTTACATTTTCACCGCTCTCTGTAGCACTAACTTTTTAATATCCTGTCTGCTCTTCTCTGTAATAACGAGGGAACAGAGAGATCCGTATATGGATGAAATCTTTCATGTTCCTCAAGCTCAGAGGTACTGTCAAGGAAAATTCAGTGAG TGGGACCCGATGATCACTACGTTGCCTGGGTTGTACCTGGTGTCCATCGGTGTGATTAAACCGGTGGTGTGGTTGGCAGATTTGACAGGGAAGGTGGTTTGTTCCACTGCAATGTTGCGTTTTGTTAATCTGCTTTTCAACTGTGGGAATCTTTACCTACTCTATCTCATCACATGTAAAGTGCACCAGAAAGACAAG tCACGTATGGCTGCCCAAAGACTGCTCTCTGCCCTGTCACTGTCCATATTCCCGGTGTTGTACTTCTTCACCTTCCTGTATTACACAGATGCTGGCTCCACTTTTTTCACCCTCTTTACTTACTTGATGTGCCTGTACGGGAGTCATAAAGCAGCAGCTCTCCTGGGCATCTGTGCCATCCTGTTTCGTCAAACCAATATCATCTGGGTGATGTTCTGTGCTGGCACAATAGTCGCTCAGAAAATGGACGAAGCTTGGAAGACAGAACTGTCCAAGAAGAGAGACGACAAAGTTCACGGCCAGGTGCCGCTGACTGTCAGCGGTGTCCGGAGATTTCTCCAGTTCCTGCTGGATTATGTCACTAGGCCAAACAATATAAAGACTGTGGTCTTTTTGGTGTGGCCATATGTGATGGTAGCTCTTggttttgttatatttgtggTGCTGAATGAGGGAATTGTTGTTGGAGACAGGACTAGTCATGAGGCTTGCCTTAACTTTCCTCAgctcttttactttttctcgTTCACACTCATATTTTCCGTCCCCACTTCACTGTGCTACCAACGACTGGTCAGGTTTCTGCAATCCCTCAGAAAGCAACCGTTACTGTATCTGTTGATGATAACTGCCGCATTGGTCTTGGTCTGGAAATTCACTTTTGTTCACAAATATTTGCTTGCTGACAACAGGCACTTTCCCTTTTATGTTTGGAAAAGAATCTTCCAGAGGCATGAGTTGGTACGTTTTGTCTTAGTTCCTGGCTATGTATTTGCtgtttggaactttctggacaCTCTCAAGTCCAAGTCTTTGTTCTGGAATCTTgcattctgtgtatgtgtggcagCAGCAACGGTTCCACAGAAGTTGCTGGAGTTCCGTTATTTCATCCTGCCATATCTGCTGTATCGTGTCCATGTTCCTCTGCCCTCTGTCACCAGACTTCTCCTGGAATTTTGCCTCTACACTGCTGTCAATGTGGCCACACTCTACATATTTCTCTATAAGACTTTTCATTGGCCAGACAGCACAGCTGTTCAGAGATTTATGTGGTGA